A single region of the Blattabacterium sp. (Cryptocercus kyebangensis) genome encodes:
- a CDS encoding succinate dehydrogenase cytochrome b subunit: MNQYNFIQSSIGKKVVMATTGIFLMSFLLIHLSVNFFLFYGEEAFNNAVFFMRKNIFIRILEYVLAFGFIIHILFGIKIHLENEKSKGKVDFFVKKSITTFSSRTMIYTGFLILCFLILHLMNFTIPMKYNSNTSDYIMVITLFKNPLYTFIYVFSFLVLGIHLNHGFQSSFQSLGLYKKKKFFWIKKLGFFYFWFVCSGFSIIAIWFFFQ, translated from the coding sequence GTGAATCAGTATAATTTTATTCAATCCTCTATTGGTAAAAAGGTAGTTATGGCTACTACTGGAATATTTCTTATGTCTTTTCTTTTGATTCATTTAAGTGTAAATTTCTTTCTTTTTTACGGAGAAGAAGCATTTAATAATGCTGTTTTTTTTATGAGAAAAAATATTTTTATACGAATATTAGAATATGTTCTTGCATTTGGTTTCATTATCCATATTTTATTTGGAATAAAAATACATTTGGAAAATGAAAAATCAAAAGGTAAAGTAGATTTTTTCGTAAAAAAATCTATTACTACATTTAGTAGTAGAACAATGATTTATACTGGATTTCTCATATTATGTTTTTTAATTTTGCATTTAATGAATTTTACGATTCCCATGAAATATAATAGCAATACTTCGGATTATATTATGGTAATTACCTTATTTAAAAATCCACTATATACATTCATATATGTTTTCTCCTTTTTAGTTTTAGGTATTCATTTAAATCATGGATTTCAATCTTCTTTTCAATCATTAGGTTTGTATAAAAAAAAGAAATTTTTTTGGATAAAGAAGTTAGGATTTTTTTATTTTTGGTTTGTTTGTTCGGGTTTCTCTATTATCGCTATTTGGTTTTTTTTTCAATAG
- a CDS encoding fumarate reductase/succinate dehydrogenase flavoprotein subunit, which translates to MIIKNYLKIDSKIPIGPLNHKWINHKSSLKLVSPNNRSNIEIIVVGTGLSGGSASATLAELGYKVKVFCYQDSPRRAHSVAAQGGINASKNYKGDNDSVYQLFYDTIKGGDYRSREANVYRLAEISSNIIDQCVAQGVPFARDYAGYLENRSFGGTKVSRTFYAKGQTGQQLLLACYSAMSRQIGKGRIKMYNRYEMLELVVIDGIARGIIARNLVSGKIERYAAHAVIIASGGYGNVFFLSTNAMGSNSSAIWKVHKKGGFFANPCFTQIHPTCIPSHGDYQSKLTLMSESLRNDGRIWVPKNIEDSISIRNGEKNPENIVEEERDYYLERRYPSFGNLVPRDVASRAAKERCDKGFGIENNENREGVFLDFSSSIERYGIEKANELGIKNPSFMDIKRFGEEALESKYGNLFHMYEKITDKNPYKNPMKIYPAVHYTMGGLWVDYNLMSSIPGCYVIGEANFSDHGSNRLGASALMQGLADGYFILPYTISDYLSIYIHNKKEISTKHVEFDKSEKKVKNRILQLISNNGDLSVDFFHRKLGNIMWKYVGMSRNHSGLSKAIKKIQELRGEFWRNIFVPGNIEDGFNSELEKAERVADFLELGELIAMDALYRKESCGSHFRIENQTKEGESIRDDLHYKHVSIWKYQENKSISEEIMYKENLTFSFVKLQSRSYK; encoded by the coding sequence ATGATCATTAAAAATTATTTGAAAATAGATTCAAAAATACCGATTGGTCCATTAAATCATAAATGGATTAATCACAAATCTTCTTTAAAATTAGTTTCACCTAATAATCGATCTAATATAGAGATTATTGTTGTTGGAACAGGTCTTTCTGGGGGATCTGCCTCGGCAACTTTAGCTGAATTAGGATATAAAGTAAAAGTTTTTTGTTATCAAGATTCTCCTAGAAGAGCACACTCTGTTGCTGCTCAAGGAGGTATTAATGCTTCTAAAAATTATAAAGGAGATAATGATTCTGTCTATCAACTTTTTTATGATACTATTAAAGGAGGAGATTACAGATCCCGTGAAGCGAATGTTTATCGTTTAGCGGAAATATCTTCCAATATCATTGATCAATGTGTAGCTCAAGGAGTTCCATTTGCTAGGGATTATGCTGGTTATCTTGAAAATAGATCTTTTGGTGGAACAAAAGTCTCTAGAACTTTTTATGCTAAAGGACAAACAGGACAACAACTTTTACTAGCTTGTTATTCAGCTATGTCTAGACAAATAGGAAAAGGTAGAATAAAAATGTATAACCGTTATGAAATGCTGGAATTAGTAGTAATTGATGGTATAGCTAGAGGAATTATTGCTAGAAATTTGGTATCTGGAAAAATTGAACGTTATGCAGCTCATGCAGTTATAATTGCATCAGGAGGTTATGGAAATGTATTTTTTTTATCCACTAATGCAATGGGATCTAATTCCAGTGCAATATGGAAAGTTCATAAAAAAGGTGGATTTTTTGCAAATCCTTGTTTTACTCAAATACATCCAACTTGCATTCCATCACATGGGGATTATCAATCTAAATTAACATTAATGTCCGAATCTTTGAGAAATGACGGACGTATATGGGTCCCTAAAAATATAGAAGATTCTATATCTATACGAAATGGAGAAAAAAATCCTGAAAATATTGTAGAAGAAGAAAGGGATTATTATCTAGAAAGGCGTTATCCATCATTTGGAAATCTTGTACCAAGAGATGTAGCATCTCGTGCAGCTAAAGAACGTTGTGATAAAGGATTTGGAATAGAAAATAATGAAAATAGAGAAGGTGTTTTTTTGGATTTTTCTTCTTCTATAGAACGATATGGAATAGAAAAAGCAAACGAACTTGGAATAAAAAATCCTAGTTTCATGGACATTAAAAGATTTGGAGAAGAAGCTCTAGAATCTAAATATGGAAATTTATTTCATATGTATGAAAAAATAACAGATAAAAATCCTTATAAAAATCCCATGAAAATATATCCAGCTGTTCATTACACAATGGGGGGGTTATGGGTGGATTATAATTTAATGTCATCTATACCTGGTTGTTATGTTATAGGAGAGGCTAATTTTTCTGATCATGGATCTAATCGTCTTGGAGCATCCGCTTTAATGCAAGGTCTGGCTGATGGTTATTTTATTTTACCATATACTATATCTGATTATTTATCTATATATATACATAATAAAAAAGAGATATCTACAAAGCATGTAGAATTTGATAAATCAGAAAAAAAGGTAAAAAATAGAATTCTACAATTAATTTCTAATAATGGAGATTTATCTGTTGATTTTTTTCATAGGAAACTTGGAAATATTATGTGGAAATATGTTGGTATGAGTAGAAATCATAGTGGGTTATCTAAAGCTATAAAAAAAATACAAGAACTTCGTGGTGAATTTTGGAGAAATATTTTCGTTCCTGGAAATATTGAAGATGGATTTAATTCAGAATTAGAAAAAGCGGAACGTGTAGCCGATTTTTTAGAATTAGGAGAATTAATAGCAATGGATGCTCTCTATAGAAAAGAGTCTTGTGGTAGTCATTTTCGTATAGAAAATCAAACAAAGGAGGGGGAATCAATTCGTGATGATCTTCATTATAAACATGTTTCTATATGGAAATATCAAGAAAATAAATCGATTTCCGAAGAAATTATGTATAAAGAAAACTTAACTTTTAGTTTTGTGAAATTGCAATCACGTTCTTATAAATAA
- a CDS encoding succinate dehydrogenase/fumarate reductase iron-sulfur subunit produces MKELLNFILKIWRQKNNKEKGKFETYRIYDISPDSSFLEMLDLLNNKILYKKEGSPISFDHDCREGICGMCSLYINGRSHGPESLITTCQLHMRHFNNGETIYIEPWRAKSFPIIKDLVVDRSSFDRIIVSGGYISVNTFGRTIDGNLIPIPKEDADKAFDAGTCIGCGACVSSCKNRSAMLFVSAKISQFSLLPQGKIERKKRVLNMVKKMDEEGFGNCTNTKACEIDCPKGISTENISFMNKEYIQSFI; encoded by the coding sequence ATGAAAGAATTACTAAATTTTATATTAAAAATATGGAGACAAAAAAATAATAAAGAAAAGGGAAAATTTGAAACTTATAGAATTTATGATATATCTCCTGATAGTTCCTTTTTAGAGATGTTAGACCTATTAAATAATAAAATTTTATATAAAAAGGAGGGAAGTCCTATTTCTTTTGATCATGATTGTCGTGAAGGTATTTGTGGAATGTGTTCTTTGTATATAAATGGCCGTTCTCATGGTCCAGAAAGCTTGATTACAACTTGTCAACTGCATATGCGGCATTTTAATAATGGAGAGACTATATATATTGAACCATGGAGAGCTAAATCGTTTCCTATAATTAAGGATCTTGTTGTAGATAGATCTTCTTTTGATAGAATCATTGTATCAGGGGGTTACATTTCTGTAAATACGTTTGGAAGAACTATAGATGGAAACCTGATCCCTATTCCAAAAGAAGATGCAGATAAAGCTTTTGACGCAGGAACATGTATTGGTTGCGGAGCATGTGTTTCTTCATGTAAAAATAGATCTGCAATGCTGTTTGTTTCAGCAAAAATTTCACAATTTTCTTTATTACCTCAAGGAAAAATAGAAAGAAAAAAACGTGTATTAAATATGGTCAAAAAAATGGATGAAGAAGGATTTGGGAATTGTACTAATACTAAGGCGTGTGAAATTGATTGTCCAAAGGGTATTTCCACAGAGAATATTTCTTTTATGAATAAGGAATATATTCAATCTTTTATTTGA
- a CDS encoding acetyl-CoA carboxylase carboxyltransferase subunit alpha, translated as MEYLDFEKPIQEIQDQYINCIIIERKSGVDMKGVCNQLQSKLEKTIKRLYSKLTPWQRVQLSRHPNRPYTLDYILSITKNEPFIELHGDRHFGDDKAMIGGFGKIEGITFMFIGTQKGKNTKDRQYRRFGMPNPEGYRKALRLMKLAEKFRKPIVIFIDTPGAFPGIEAEQRGQGEAIGKNIYEMMGLKVPIIILIIGEGASGGALGIGIGDKVSMMENSWYSVISPESCSTILWGNWKEKEKSAEALKLTAEDMKKLNLIDDVIKEPLGGAHFNPEQAYKIVKKKIIKYYKELSSIDIETLIIDRKNKYIAIGYFND; from the coding sequence ATGGAATATTTAGATTTTGAAAAACCTATACAAGAAATTCAGGACCAGTATATTAATTGTATTATTATAGAAAGAAAAAGTGGGGTGGATATGAAAGGCGTTTGTAATCAATTACAATCTAAATTAGAAAAAACTATAAAGAGATTGTACAGTAAATTAACTCCTTGGCAGAGAGTACAATTATCTAGACATCCGAATAGACCTTATACATTGGATTATATATTATCTATTACAAAGAATGAGCCTTTTATTGAATTACATGGTGATCGTCATTTTGGAGATGATAAAGCTATGATAGGTGGATTTGGTAAGATAGAGGGTATAACTTTTATGTTTATAGGCACTCAAAAAGGAAAAAACACTAAAGATAGACAATATAGAAGGTTTGGGATGCCTAATCCAGAAGGATATAGAAAAGCATTACGTCTTATGAAATTAGCAGAAAAATTTCGTAAACCTATTGTTATCTTTATAGATACACCAGGAGCTTTTCCTGGAATAGAAGCAGAACAAAGAGGTCAAGGAGAAGCTATTGGAAAGAATATTTATGAAATGATGGGTCTAAAAGTACCTATAATTATCCTAATTATAGGAGAAGGGGCTAGTGGTGGAGCTTTAGGAATTGGAATAGGAGATAAAGTATCTATGATGGAAAATTCTTGGTATTCCGTAATTTCTCCTGAAAGTTGTTCTACAATACTTTGGGGAAATTGGAAAGAAAAAGAAAAATCAGCAGAGGCATTGAAATTAACGGCAGAAGATATGAAAAAATTAAATCTTATAGATGATGTTATTAAAGAACCTTTAGGAGGTGCACACTTTAATCCAGAACAGGCATATAAAATTGTTAAAAAGAAAATAATAAAATACTATAAAGAATTATCTTCTATTGATATAGAAACACTTATTATTGATAGGAAAAATAAGTATATTGCTATAGGTTATTTTAATGATTAG
- the dnaB gene encoding replicative DNA helicase → MKKMNSLIQEEDKKFRYDFIKNGKIPPQALDLEEAIIGSIMIDKKGLDEIIDILFPEVFYKKEHQEIFRSIQKLYHNSKPIDIYTVSNQLREDRNLEFVGNESYLIELTQKVISSAHIEYHSRIVQQKFILRRLIRISSDIIENCYDDSTDVFELLDKAESKLFEINQKYLREKKYENTQILIMKAIDKIKKVESNKEGLSGISSGFYKMDQITSGWQNSDLIILASRPGMGKTSFMLSMVRNIVIKQEIPVVIFSLEMSSIQLITRLISSETGISSEKIKKACLSNLDWKCLFHKTKKLKKSPLFIDDTPSLSVFSLRTKCRRLISQHGIKLVMIDYMQLMGISDSGSKLRNREQEISIISRNLKSIAKELDIPIIALSQLSRAVETRGGSKRPLLSDLRESGAIEQDADIVLFIYRPEYYGFNTWDSDEKDSCIGQAEIIIAKHRNGGLNKFRLKFISDQVKFIDFEEKGISSSLVWEEDYKKLDKESFFIETINENNDFFSEEYSQDENDLNYHKNYLKDEDSFSF, encoded by the coding sequence ATGAAAAAAATGAATTCTCTAATCCAAGAGGAAGATAAAAAGTTTCGTTATGATTTCATTAAAAATGGAAAAATTCCTCCTCAAGCTTTGGATTTAGAAGAGGCTATAATAGGATCTATTATGATAGATAAAAAAGGTTTAGATGAAATTATTGATATCCTATTTCCTGAAGTTTTTTATAAAAAAGAACATCAAGAAATATTTCGTTCTATACAAAAGTTATACCATAATTCTAAACCTATAGATATTTATACAGTTTCTAATCAGCTTAGAGAAGATAGAAATCTTGAATTCGTTGGAAACGAATCTTATCTTATAGAATTAACACAAAAAGTTATTTCTTCTGCACATATAGAATATCATAGTCGTATTGTACAACAAAAATTTATTCTAAGAAGATTAATCCGCATTTCTTCAGATATTATAGAAAATTGTTATGATGATAGTACGGATGTTTTTGAACTTTTGGATAAAGCAGAATCAAAATTATTTGAAATAAATCAAAAATATTTAAGAGAAAAAAAATATGAGAATACTCAGATTCTTATAATGAAGGCAATTGATAAGATAAAGAAAGTTGAAAGTAATAAAGAAGGCTTGAGTGGAATTTCTTCTGGTTTTTATAAAATGGATCAAATTACTTCTGGATGGCAAAATTCAGATTTAATTATACTTGCTTCTAGACCTGGAATGGGGAAAACTTCTTTTATGTTATCTATGGTTAGAAATATTGTTATAAAACAAGAAATTCCTGTTGTCATTTTTTCATTAGAAATGTCTTCTATTCAATTAATCACAAGATTAATTTCATCAGAAACTGGTATTTCTTCAGAAAAAATTAAGAAAGCTTGTCTATCTAATTTAGATTGGAAATGTCTTTTCCACAAGACTAAAAAATTAAAAAAATCTCCCCTTTTTATAGATGATACTCCTTCTTTATCGGTATTTAGTTTACGTACTAAATGTCGTCGTTTAATATCTCAGCATGGAATAAAATTAGTAATGATAGATTATATGCAATTAATGGGAATTAGTGATTCTGGTTCTAAATTAAGAAATAGAGAACAAGAAATATCTATAATTTCTCGTAATTTAAAATCTATAGCTAAGGAATTAGATATTCCTATCATTGCTTTATCACAGTTATCTAGGGCAGTAGAAACAAGAGGTGGAAGTAAACGTCCATTATTATCTGATTTGCGTGAGTCAGGAGCTATTGAACAAGATGCAGATATTGTTTTATTTATTTATAGACCTGAATATTATGGATTTAATACTTGGGACTCTGATGAAAAGGATTCTTGTATTGGTCAAGCAGAAATAATCATTGCTAAACATAGAAATGGAGGATTGAACAAGTTTCGTTTGAAATTTATAAGTGATCAAGTAAAATTTATAGATTTTGAAGAAAAGGGAATATCCTCTTCTTTAGTTTGGGAAGAAGATTATAAAAAACTTGATAAAGAAAGTTTTTTTATTGAAACTATTAATGAAAACAACGATTTTTTTTCAGAAGAATATTCTCAAGATGAGAATGATTTGAATTATCATAAGAATTATCTAAAAGATGAAGATAGTTTTTCTTTTTAA
- a CDS encoding ABC transporter permease yields MNFEWFFSKKTIWKDCRKSRILRTIVLVTQTTIAFGIIVSIITFSIGFGFKEVIKKKLLNIQGQIIVTNLKIGNSIIRNKSFLKDLFLFNFVRRINPFSEKDVIICDYKYQNVDKFIFKGISKDYNPIFFKNFLVIGSLGKVKKNLFSNYGILISKKVSISLGLNIGSSIIINFFFSKNGNPFFVSKKFYVCGLYDTSIPEFDDVYLIGDIKHIQSFMNSSVNNNGWDEDFLEGVEIFVSYINFNKIKSIKKKIDQKYSDNFLVKTIYDQSYEKIIEWIKIFDINIFVISMIVIITVLFNVIVFFLILILERIKTIGILKTLGARNKVIHKIFLYYIIQILGPPLVIGNSIGISFLIFQNKFRFLSLNKMKYYVEYVPVHFNINHILLINLSILLICFSTVFFSSWFIIKKIPPIRSIEFE; encoded by the coding sequence TTGAATTTTGAATGGTTTTTTTCCAAAAAAACAATTTGGAAAGATTGCAGAAAAAGTAGAATATTACGGACAATAGTTTTAGTTACACAAACTACAATAGCGTTTGGTATAATTGTATCCATTATAACTTTTTCTATAGGATTTGGATTTAAAGAAGTTATAAAAAAAAAATTATTAAATATTCAAGGACAAATTATTGTTACGAATTTAAAGATAGGAAATTCTATTATTAGAAATAAATCTTTTTTAAAAGATTTATTTCTTTTTAATTTTGTTCGTCGTATTAATCCTTTTTCTGAAAAAGATGTAATTATTTGTGACTATAAATATCAAAATGTTGATAAATTTATATTCAAAGGGATATCTAAAGATTATAATCCTATTTTTTTTAAAAATTTTTTGGTTATAGGTTCTTTGGGAAAAGTAAAGAAAAATTTATTTTCTAATTATGGAATTCTTATATCTAAAAAAGTATCTATTTCTTTAGGATTAAATATTGGATCATCTATTATCATAAACTTTTTTTTTTCTAAAAATGGAAATCCTTTTTTTGTTTCTAAAAAATTTTATGTTTGTGGTTTATATGATACGAGTATTCCAGAATTTGATGATGTTTATCTCATTGGAGATATCAAACATATACAGTCATTTATGAATAGTAGTGTTAATAATAATGGTTGGGATGAAGATTTTTTAGAAGGAGTTGAAATTTTTGTATCTTATATAAATTTTAATAAAATAAAATCTATTAAAAAAAAAATTGATCAAAAATATTCTGATAATTTTTTAGTAAAAACTATTTATGATCAATCTTATGAAAAAATTATAGAATGGATAAAAATTTTTGATATTAATATTTTTGTTATTAGTATGATCGTGATTATAACTGTTTTATTCAATGTGATTGTATTCTTTTTAATACTTATTCTAGAAAGAATTAAAACTATAGGGATTTTAAAAACTTTAGGTGCTAGAAATAAAGTTATACATAAAATATTTTTATATTACATTATACAAATTTTAGGTCCTCCATTGGTAATAGGGAATAGCATAGGGATTTCTTTTTTGATTTTTCAAAATAAATTTAGGTTTTTATCTTTAAATAAAATGAAATATTATGTTGAGTATGTTCCTGTTCATTTTAATATAAATCATATTTTACTTATTAATTTATCTATTTTATTGATATGTTTTTCTACCGTATTTTTTTCTTCTTGGTTTATTATTAAGAAAATTCCCCCTATTAGATCTATAGAGTTTGAGTAA
- the glmM gene encoding phosphoglucosamine mutase, which translates to MILVKSSSGIRGTLGGKVGKGFSPIEIIKFSAGYVSWMKKKYKNKNKYLIVLGRDGRTTSSIFQQFLVITFQSLGVNVIDIGLSTTPTVGIAVINEKADGGVMLTASHNPKNWNGLKMFNSQGEFLSEKDLERLFYIAEKEYFSFASFDQLGFYLYRKNYIQKHIEIILSLPLVDKEIIKKSRFKIVVDGINSTGGIAVPILLEEYFGAKVIKMHCIPHGDFIHNPEPIEKNLKSVCKMVSEGKADLGISVDPDVDRVVFICENGDFFGEEYTLVSISDYILENKIGSVVSTFSSSQALKDLSINKGVSYYATSVGEVHVVKKMKEVKAVIGGEGNGGIIYPDLRYGRDALVGIALFLTYIAKLSKIPLTELKKRYSNYFMSKKKIRLSPNQKIVKILERIKKIYKGKKMDLKDGIKIYFLNNEWIHIRKSNTENIIRIHIESPSKKRVNFLEKKILYEVKKNYD; encoded by the coding sequence TTGATACTCGTAAAATCTTCATCTGGAATAAGAGGAACATTGGGAGGAAAAGTAGGGAAAGGATTTTCTCCTATAGAAATCATTAAATTTTCTGCAGGATATGTTTCCTGGATGAAAAAAAAATATAAGAATAAAAATAAGTACCTAATAGTATTAGGTAGAGATGGTCGTACCACTTCTTCTATATTTCAACAATTTTTAGTGATTACTTTTCAAAGTCTTGGGGTAAATGTTATTGATATTGGATTATCTACAACTCCTACTGTTGGTATTGCTGTTATAAATGAAAAAGCAGATGGAGGAGTTATGTTAACTGCAAGTCATAACCCAAAAAATTGGAATGGATTAAAAATGTTTAATTCTCAAGGAGAATTTTTATCTGAAAAAGATCTTGAAAGATTATTTTATATAGCAGAAAAAGAATATTTTAGTTTTGCCTCTTTTGATCAATTAGGTTTTTATTTATATAGAAAAAATTATATCCAAAAACATATAGAGATCATCCTCTCTTTACCATTAGTAGATAAAGAGATAATTAAAAAATCTAGATTTAAAATAGTAGTAGATGGAATTAATTCTACAGGAGGGATAGCTGTCCCGATTCTTTTAGAAGAGTATTTTGGAGCTAAAGTAATTAAAATGCATTGTATTCCTCATGGAGATTTTATTCATAATCCTGAACCTATTGAAAAAAATTTAAAATCAGTTTGTAAAATGGTTTCAGAAGGAAAAGCTGATTTAGGAATATCTGTTGATCCGGATGTAGATAGAGTTGTATTTATTTGTGAAAATGGAGATTTTTTTGGGGAGGAATATACTTTAGTATCTATTTCGGATTACATATTAGAGAATAAAATAGGATCTGTAGTTTCTACTTTTTCCTCTTCTCAGGCATTAAAAGATTTATCTATAAATAAAGGAGTTTCTTATTATGCTACTTCTGTTGGCGAAGTACATGTTGTTAAAAAAATGAAAGAAGTTAAAGCTGTTATTGGGGGAGAAGGAAATGGAGGAATCATTTATCCAGATTTACGTTATGGAAGAGATGCATTAGTAGGTATCGCTTTATTTTTAACTTATATAGCAAAACTTTCTAAAATACCGTTAACCGAATTAAAAAAAAGGTATTCTAATTATTTTATGTCCAAAAAAAAAATTCGATTATCTCCCAATCAAAAAATTGTAAAAATATTAGAAAGAATAAAAAAAATATATAAAGGAAAAAAAATGGATTTAAAAGATGGAATTAAAATTTATTTTCTAAATAATGAATGGATTCATATAAGGAAATCTAATACTGAAAATATTATTCGAATACATATAGAAAGTCCTTCAAAAAAAAGAGTAAATTTTTTAGAAAAAAAAATTCTATATGAAGTAAAAAAAAATTATGATTAA
- the rplS gene encoding 50S ribosomal protein L19, giving the protein MSNNFVENIEEKWIKKNDLPLFSSGDTITVFFEIKEGEKKRVQSFKGVVIKKQGKGLTKTFTVRKMSGEIGIERIFIFNQPSIQKIEVNKKGKVRRSKIYYFRSLRGKKARV; this is encoded by the coding sequence ATGTCAAATAATTTTGTAGAAAATATAGAAGAGAAATGGATAAAAAAAAATGATTTACCTTTGTTTAGTTCTGGAGATACTATCACTGTTTTTTTTGAGATTAAAGAAGGAGAAAAAAAAAGAGTTCAATCCTTTAAAGGAGTTGTTATCAAAAAACAAGGAAAAGGATTGACGAAAACCTTTACGGTTCGTAAGATGAGTGGAGAGATAGGAATTGAACGTATATTTATTTTTAATCAACCAAGTATACAAAAAATAGAAGTCAATAAAAAAGGAAAAGTACGTAGATCTAAAATCTATTATTTTAGATCTCTTAGAGGTAAAAAAGCTAGAGTTTAG